The following are encoded together in the Cervus elaphus chromosome 30, mCerEla1.1, whole genome shotgun sequence genome:
- the LOC122686759 gene encoding 10 kDa heat shock protein, mitochondrial-like, whose translation MAGQAFRKFLPFFDRVLVERSTAETVTKGGIMLPEKSQGKVLQATVVALGSGSKGRGGEIQSGSVKVGDKVLLPEYGGTKVVLEDKDYFLFRDGDILGKYVD comes from the coding sequence ATGGCAGGACAGGCATTTAGAAAGTTTCTTCCCTTCTTTGACCGAGTATTAGTTGAAAGAAGTACAGCCGAAACTGTAACCAAAGGAGGCATTATGCTTCCagaaaaatcacaaggaaaagtATTGCAAGCAACGGTGGTAGCTCTTGGATCAGGCTCTAAAGGAAGGGGTGGAGAGATTCAATCAGGCAGTGTGAAAGTTGGAGATAAAGTTCTTCTCCCAGAATATGGAGGCACCAAAGTAGTTCTAGAAGACAAGGATTATTTCTTATTTAGAGATGGTGACATTCTTGGGAAATATGTCGACTGA